A DNA window from Stutzerimonas stutzeri contains the following coding sequences:
- a CDS encoding bleomycin resistance protein, with protein sequence MNALIQATVPVLASLNLDESRDFYTILSFQSLLQTADYLIVERDGAQLHFWLCPERHVAENTSCYVRTGDCQALYHEFCRRGLALEAPVLRPWGMKELYVIDTHGNLLKFGEQQVVSHPTFAEENC encoded by the coding sequence ATGAACGCACTGATCCAGGCCACGGTGCCCGTATTGGCCTCATTGAACCTCGATGAAAGCCGCGACTTTTACACCATCCTCAGTTTCCAGAGCCTGCTGCAAACTGCCGACTACCTGATCGTGGAGCGCGATGGCGCGCAGTTGCACTTCTGGCTTTGCCCGGAGCGCCATGTCGCCGAGAACACCTCCTGCTACGTGCGTACCGGCGATTGCCAGGCGCTGTACCACGAGTTCTGCCGGCGTGGCCTGGCCCTGGAAGCGCCTGTTCTGCGGCCCTGGGGCATGAAAGAACTTTACGTCATCGACACCCACGGCAACTTGCTCAAGTTCGGCGAGCAACAAGTCGTGAGTCATCCAACCTTTGCTGAAGAAAACTGCTGA
- the parC gene encoding DNA topoisomerase IV subunit A: MSESLDLSLDGVERRSLADFTEQAYLNYSMYVIMDRALPHIGDGLKPVQRRIIYAMSELGLSADAKHKKSARTVGDVLGKFHPHGDSACYEAMVLMAQPFSYRYTLVDGQGNWGAPDDPKSFAAMRYTEARLSRYSEVLLSELGQGTVEWVPNFDGTLDEPATLPARLPNLLLNGTTGIAVGMATDVPPHNLREVAAACVRLLDEPSASVEQLCEHVLGPDFPTEAEIITPRADLLKIYETGRGSVRMRAVYRVEDGDIVVTALPHQVSGSKVLEQIAGQMQAKKLPMVADLRDESDHENPCRIVIIPRSNRVDVEGLMQHLFATTELESSYRVNANVIGLDGRPQVKNLRTLLSEWLTYRIGTVRRRLQFRLDKVERRLHLLEGLLVAFLNLDEVIHIIRTEDQPKPVLMARFELSELQADYILDTRLRQLARLEEMKIRGEQDELAKEREKLMTLLGSETKLKKLVRKELIEDAETYGDDRRSPIVQRAEARALSENELLPSEPVTVVISEKGWARCAKGHDIDATGLSYKAGDGFKTAAAGRSNQYAVFIDSTGRSYSLAAHSLPSARGQGEPLTGRLTPPPGASFECVLLPEDDALYVIASDAGYGFVVKGDDLQAKNKAGKALLSLPTGAKVIAPRPLASRENDWLAAVTTEGRLLVFPVRDLPQLGKGKGNKIIGIPGERVASREEYLIDLAVLPVGATLVLQAGKRTLSLKAEDLEHYKGERGRRGNKLPRGFQRVESLLVEV; the protein is encoded by the coding sequence ATGAGCGAATCCCTCGACCTGAGCCTGGACGGCGTGGAGCGTCGCTCCCTCGCCGATTTCACCGAGCAGGCGTACCTCAACTACTCCATGTACGTGATCATGGATCGCGCGTTGCCGCATATCGGTGATGGCCTGAAGCCCGTGCAGCGGCGAATCATTTACGCCATGAGCGAGCTCGGCCTTAGCGCCGATGCCAAGCACAAGAAGTCCGCGCGTACCGTGGGTGACGTGCTCGGCAAGTTCCACCCGCATGGCGACAGCGCCTGTTACGAAGCCATGGTGTTGATGGCGCAGCCGTTCAGCTATCGCTACACACTGGTCGATGGCCAGGGTAACTGGGGCGCCCCGGACGATCCCAAGTCTTTCGCTGCGATGCGATACACCGAGGCGCGGCTTTCGCGCTACTCCGAGGTGCTGCTCAGCGAGCTGGGGCAGGGCACGGTGGAGTGGGTGCCGAACTTCGACGGCACCCTCGACGAGCCGGCGACCCTGCCGGCGCGGCTGCCTAATCTGCTGCTCAACGGTACCACTGGCATTGCAGTGGGCATGGCCACCGACGTGCCGCCGCACAACCTGCGGGAAGTCGCAGCCGCCTGTGTGCGTTTGCTCGATGAGCCGAGTGCCAGCGTCGAGCAGCTTTGCGAGCACGTGCTCGGGCCGGATTTCCCGACCGAAGCGGAAATCATCACGCCGCGCGCGGATCTGCTGAAGATCTACGAAACCGGCCGCGGCTCGGTGCGCATGCGTGCGGTCTACCGGGTTGAGGATGGCGACATCGTGGTCACGGCCCTGCCGCATCAGGTGTCTGGCTCGAAGGTCCTGGAGCAGATCGCCGGCCAGATGCAGGCCAAGAAGCTGCCGATGGTGGCCGACCTGCGTGACGAGTCCGACCATGAGAACCCGTGTCGCATCGTCATCATTCCACGTTCCAATCGGGTCGACGTAGAAGGCCTGATGCAGCACCTGTTCGCCACCACGGAGCTGGAATCCAGCTACCGGGTCAACGCCAACGTCATCGGCCTCGATGGCCGCCCGCAGGTCAAGAACCTGCGCACGTTACTCAGCGAATGGCTGACTTATCGAATCGGCACCGTACGCCGCCGCCTGCAGTTTCGCCTGGACAAGGTCGAGAGGCGTCTGCACTTGTTGGAAGGCTTGCTGGTGGCCTTCCTCAATCTCGACGAAGTCATCCACATCATCCGTACCGAGGATCAACCCAAACCGGTGCTGATGGCGCGCTTCGAGCTGTCCGAGCTGCAGGCCGACTACATTCTCGACACCCGTCTGCGTCAGCTGGCGCGGCTGGAAGAAATGAAAATCCGTGGTGAGCAGGACGAACTCGCCAAGGAGCGTGAAAAGCTGATGACGCTGCTGGGCAGCGAAACCAAGCTGAAGAAGCTGGTGCGCAAGGAGCTGATCGAAGACGCGGAAACCTATGGCGACGACCGCCGCTCGCCGATCGTCCAGCGCGCCGAGGCACGTGCGCTGTCGGAAAACGAGCTGCTGCCTTCCGAGCCGGTGACGGTGGTGATCTCGGAAAAAGGTTGGGCGCGTTGCGCCAAGGGCCACGACATTGACGCTACGGGGCTTTCCTACAAGGCCGGCGATGGCTTCAAGACCGCAGCGGCCGGTCGCTCGAATCAGTACGCGGTGTTCATCGATTCAACCGGGCGCAGCTACTCGCTGGCGGCGCATTCGTTGCCTTCCGCGCGTGGCCAGGGCGAGCCGCTTACTGGCAGGTTGACGCCACCGCCGGGGGCAAGCTTCGAATGCGTGCTGTTGCCAGAGGATGACGCGCTCTACGTGATTGCCTCGGATGCCGGTTACGGGTTCGTGGTCAAGGGCGACGATCTGCAAGCCAAGAACAAGGCCGGCAAGGCGCTGCTTTCGCTCCCGACCGGCGCCAAAGTGATCGCTCCGCGGCCACTAGCCAGTCGTGAGAACGATTGGCTGGCTGCCGTGACCACTGAAGGTCGTCTGCTGGTGTTCCCGGTGCGCGACCTGCCGCAGCTGGGCAAGGGTAAGGGCAACAAGATCATTGGCATTCCCGGTGAGCGAGTCGCCAGCCGCGAGGAGTATCTGATTGATCTCGCGGTACTGCCTGTGGGCGCCACGCTGGTATTGCAGGCGGGCAAGCGCACGCTGTCGCTCAAGGCCGAGGATCTGGAGCATTACAAGGGTGAGCGTGGCAGGCGTGGCAACAAGCTACCGCGGGGCTTCCAGCGCGTAGAGAGCCTCTTGGTCGAGGTGTGA
- a CDS encoding PqiC family protein — translation MKNLLRVPTVLLLASIGLTGCIGLQPAPMYRLDSGSSEVPERTDGAAVLLAPVTLADYLQRDALLQRLADGSLAANAQQARWAGSLKADVEQLLLRQLAWRLDTQSLVLGPADEGFAPDVQIELSITRLDSGPQFPAVLEAQWRLRDKAGKHLGSRLVRLQEEHEGSATDQVRAQSLLLQRLSEMVAGAVKPALVAKTPPKPAPAKPQVSKSAETPAPRIPAVEPIRTDMEVFRF, via the coding sequence ATGAAGAACTTGCTGCGTGTTCCGACTGTTTTGTTGCTGGCCAGCATCGGTTTGACCGGTTGTATCGGTTTGCAGCCGGCGCCGATGTATCGGCTGGACAGCGGTTCGTCCGAGGTGCCCGAGCGCACCGACGGCGCCGCAGTGTTGCTGGCGCCGGTCACGCTAGCCGACTACCTGCAACGTGATGCGCTGCTGCAGCGTCTCGCCGATGGCAGTCTCGCCGCCAACGCTCAACAGGCCCGCTGGGCGGGCAGTCTGAAAGCCGATGTCGAGCAGCTCCTGCTGCGGCAACTGGCTTGGCGTCTGGATACACAGAGTCTGGTACTCGGCCCGGCTGACGAAGGCTTCGCGCCAGATGTGCAAATTGAGCTGTCCATTACGCGCCTGGATTCCGGGCCGCAGTTCCCGGCCGTACTCGAAGCGCAATGGCGCCTGCGGGATAAAGCGGGCAAGCATCTGGGCAGTCGACTGGTGCGTCTGCAGGAGGAGCATGAGGGTAGCGCAACCGATCAGGTGCGGGCACAGAGCCTGCTGCTACAACGCTTGAGCGAAATGGTCGCCGGTGCGGTCAAGCCCGCGCTGGTTGCCAAGACTCCCCCCAAACCTGCACCGGCCAAACCTCAGGTGAGCAAGTCTGCCGAGACGCCTGCGCCGCGGATTCCGGCCGTAGAACCCATCCGTACCGATATGGAAGTGTTCCGCTTCTGA
- a CDS encoding AhpA/YtjB family protein, whose product MNRPASVKPDNFFLMVYRAVRQHRVPLVLRIASHTLLLVALALVIYAWVIGMQFKHAMEQQADALGQSLVTQTAASATDLLVANDILSLNVLLSNLVKNPLVAHAAIYSVDNRVLAESGMRPQQGLLGDDNGLYSTPISFQEVIAGHLRVSLDMKQFQQPMTISLQSMGLLSLILLALTLILSLRLGRQLATPLMQLRLWLRDPDDPAPGAGRQDEIGDLARQLQARLVPEKPEPELDLSDALDDDYFDQDDERDSGEPSLGRHTDRFDVEPDDQPQRPPRFSANVDDDDLEMLEDEAPFDFPALHTQAARPAATPPRPTRSAVLAIQLGGQDQLRRLPRPRLTELLQRYRDCLQQAATLYQAELHTLNDGSSLMLFHSQDDEQNYLTHAICCGELMRALGHALQIDVADIGITLQLQLALTQGDHLFDLSQGDLLLSEPAQAALDMSLHSRNLLLVERSISDDRLIQQRARIRPIASPEGACCVERLLDPYPSLLERQLARMHELRSRAL is encoded by the coding sequence GTGAACCGGCCCGCATCCGTAAAGCCAGACAACTTCTTCCTGATGGTCTATCGCGCAGTGCGCCAGCATCGTGTCCCGCTGGTGTTGCGTATTGCCAGCCATACGCTGCTGCTCGTGGCTCTCGCGCTGGTCATCTATGCATGGGTGATCGGCATGCAGTTCAAGCATGCTATGGAGCAGCAGGCCGACGCCCTCGGCCAGAGCCTGGTAACCCAGACTGCCGCCTCGGCCACTGATCTGCTGGTCGCCAACGACATCCTCAGCCTCAACGTGCTGCTGAGTAATCTGGTGAAGAACCCGTTGGTCGCTCATGCGGCGATCTACAGCGTGGACAATCGTGTGCTCGCCGAATCCGGTATGCGACCTCAGCAAGGGCTCCTAGGCGACGACAACGGCCTTTATTCGACGCCGATCAGCTTCCAGGAAGTGATTGCCGGACACCTGCGCGTTAGCCTGGACATGAAGCAGTTCCAACAGCCGATGACCATCAGCCTGCAGAGCATGGGCCTACTCAGCCTGATTCTGCTGGCACTGACGCTGATCCTCAGCCTGCGACTGGGCCGGCAGCTGGCGACGCCGCTGATGCAGCTGCGCCTGTGGCTGCGCGACCCGGATGACCCAGCCCCAGGCGCCGGACGTCAAGACGAGATCGGTGATCTTGCGCGTCAGCTGCAGGCCCGCCTGGTACCGGAGAAGCCCGAACCGGAGCTGGATCTGAGCGATGCACTCGACGACGACTACTTTGACCAGGATGACGAGCGCGACAGCGGCGAACCGTCCTTGGGCAGGCACACCGATCGCTTCGATGTCGAGCCGGACGACCAGCCGCAGCGCCCGCCGCGTTTTTCGGCGAACGTTGATGATGACGATCTGGAGATGCTCGAGGACGAGGCGCCATTCGACTTCCCGGCGTTGCACACCCAGGCGGCGCGACCGGCAGCCACACCGCCGCGACCGACCCGCAGCGCGGTACTGGCCATCCAGCTCGGCGGCCAGGATCAACTACGCCGCCTCCCGCGGCCGCGCCTGACTGAGCTGCTCCAGCGCTATCGCGACTGCCTGCAACAGGCTGCAACCCTCTACCAGGCCGAACTGCATACGCTCAACGATGGCAGCAGCCTGATGCTGTTCCATAGCCAGGACGACGAGCAGAACTACCTCACCCATGCAATCTGCTGCGGCGAGCTGATGCGCGCCCTTGGCCATGCTTTGCAGATCGATGTTGCTGACATCGGCATCACCCTCCAGCTGCAGCTCGCCCTGACGCAGGGTGACCACCTGTTCGATTTGAGCCAGGGCGATCTATTGCTCAGTGAACCTGCGCAAGCCGCTCTGGACATGTCGCTGCACAGCCGCAATCTGCTGCTGGTGGAGCGCAGCATCAGCGACGATCGGCTGATCCAGCAGCGCGCGCGCATTCGCCCGATTGCCAGCCCGGAAGGTGCATGCTGCGTCGAACGCCTGCTCGACCCCTACCCTTCGCTGCTGGAGCGCCAGTTAGCGCGGATGCATGAACTGCGTAGCCGTGCACTCTGA
- the serB gene encoding phosphoserine phosphatase SerB: MREIVLINITGEDRPGLTAAITGVLAQGGVNILDIGQAVIHDTLSFGILIEIPDNERASSVLKDVLFMGYKHDQQVRFTPVAEADYQHWVAGQGKPRHIVTLLTRKVTAEQLQRVSSITAKYGLNIDHIDRLSGRMPLDMPEELGKGCVELSVRGEPADTAALRAEFLSVAQELNVDIAFQRDSVYRRNRRLAVFDMDSTLIEAEVIDELAKAAGVGEQVSDITERAMRGELDFRASFKERLALLEGLSEDVLADIGASLRLTEGAEVLFAELKRLGYKTAILSGGFSYFAKQLQAKLGIDYVFANELQIENGKVTGVAVEPIVDAQRKADLLRQLAEQEGLCLEQTIAVGDGANDLPMLGLAGLGVAFRAKPLVKQSAKQAISTLGLDGILYLLGFRDREGSE; the protein is encoded by the coding sequence TTGCGCGAAATCGTCCTGATCAACATCACTGGTGAAGACCGTCCGGGCCTGACCGCGGCCATTACCGGCGTGCTCGCCCAGGGTGGGGTGAACATTCTCGACATCGGCCAGGCAGTGATCCATGACACCTTGTCGTTCGGCATCCTGATCGAGATTCCTGATAACGAGCGGGCCTCGTCGGTACTCAAGGACGTGCTGTTCATGGGCTACAAGCATGACCAGCAGGTGCGTTTCACACCCGTGGCGGAAGCCGACTACCAGCATTGGGTAGCCGGGCAGGGCAAGCCCCGGCATATCGTTACGCTGCTGACACGCAAGGTTACCGCCGAGCAACTGCAGCGGGTCAGCTCCATCACCGCAAAGTACGGGCTCAATATCGACCATATCGATCGCCTGTCCGGACGCATGCCGCTGGATATGCCCGAAGAGCTGGGCAAAGGCTGCGTCGAGTTATCGGTGCGCGGCGAGCCAGCCGATACCGCGGCGCTGCGTGCGGAGTTTCTCAGCGTGGCGCAGGAGCTCAACGTCGATATCGCCTTCCAGCGTGATTCGGTCTACCGGCGCAACCGTCGTCTGGCGGTGTTCGACATGGACTCGACGCTGATCGAGGCCGAGGTGATCGACGAACTGGCGAAGGCGGCCGGCGTTGGCGAGCAGGTTTCCGATATCACCGAGCGCGCGATGCGCGGCGAACTGGATTTCCGTGCCAGCTTCAAGGAGCGTCTGGCGTTGCTGGAGGGGCTGTCGGAGGACGTGCTCGCCGATATCGGCGCCAGCCTTCGCCTGACCGAAGGCGCCGAGGTGCTGTTCGCCGAACTCAAGCGTTTGGGCTACAAGACGGCGATTCTCTCCGGTGGCTTCAGCTATTTCGCCAAGCAATTGCAGGCCAAGCTCGGCATCGATTACGTATTCGCCAATGAGCTGCAAATCGAGAATGGCAAGGTCACTGGCGTAGCGGTTGAGCCCATCGTCGACGCGCAGCGCAAGGCTGATCTGTTACGTCAGTTGGCGGAGCAGGAAGGTCTGTGTCTGGAGCAGACCATCGCCGTAGGGGATGGGGCCAATGATCTACCCATGCTCGGCCTGGCCGGCCTCGGCGTAGCCTTTCGTGCCAAACCGCTGGTCAAACAGTCGGCAAAACAGGCGATTTCCACCTTGGGCCTGGACGGCATCCTCTATCTGCTGGGCTTTCGCGATCGCGAAGGCTCCGAGTAA
- a CDS encoding NAD(P)-dependent alcohol dehydrogenase: MVMMKAAVFVEPGRIELQDKPIPEVGPNDALLRITTTTICGTDVHILKGEYPVAPGLTIGHEPVGVIEKLGSNVKGYQEGQRVIAGAICPSFSSYASQDGLPSQDGGCSCHGYKPMGGWRFGNTIDGTQAEYVLVPDAQANLAPVPDGLTDEQVLMCPDIMSTGFAGAEAANIKIGDIVVIFAQGPIGLCATAGAKLRGAGTIIAVDGVDARLDIARKMGADVTLNFRNVDVVDEVLKLTGGRGVDASIEALGLQSTFESALRVLKPGGTLSSLGVYSSDLTIPLGAFHAGLGDNKIVTSLCPGGKERMRRLLNVVASGRVDLSPLVTHQYALDDISNAYDLFANQRDGVLKIAIKP; the protein is encoded by the coding sequence ATGGTCATGATGAAAGCCGCTGTATTCGTCGAGCCGGGCCGCATCGAGCTGCAGGACAAGCCCATCCCCGAAGTTGGTCCTAACGATGCTCTGCTGCGCATCACCACGACCACCATTTGCGGCACCGATGTGCATATTCTCAAGGGCGAGTACCCGGTTGCGCCCGGCTTGACCATCGGCCACGAGCCCGTCGGTGTCATCGAGAAACTGGGCAGCAATGTGAAAGGCTACCAGGAAGGCCAGCGCGTCATCGCCGGCGCGATCTGCCCGAGCTTCAGCTCATATGCCTCCCAGGACGGCCTGCCCTCGCAGGATGGCGGGTGCTCATGCCACGGGTACAAGCCCATGGGCGGCTGGCGTTTCGGCAATACCATCGATGGCACCCAGGCTGAGTACGTGTTGGTGCCAGACGCCCAGGCCAACCTCGCCCCGGTCCCGGACGGCCTGACCGATGAGCAGGTGCTGATGTGCCCGGACATCATGTCTACCGGCTTCGCCGGCGCCGAAGCCGCCAATATCAAGATCGGCGACATCGTGGTGATCTTTGCCCAGGGGCCGATCGGTCTATGTGCTACTGCCGGGGCCAAGCTGCGCGGCGCCGGAACCATCATCGCCGTGGATGGGGTCGACGCGCGGCTGGACATCGCCCGCAAGATGGGCGCCGACGTGACACTCAACTTCCGCAATGTGGATGTGGTGGACGAGGTGCTCAAGCTGACCGGCGGCCGCGGCGTTGACGCCTCGATTGAAGCGTTGGGCCTGCAGTCGACCTTCGAGAGCGCGTTGCGCGTTCTCAAACCGGGCGGGACCCTGTCCAGCCTGGGCGTCTACTCCAGCGACCTGACCATTCCGCTCGGCGCCTTCCACGCCGGCCTCGGCGACAACAAGATCGTCACCTCGCTGTGTCCGGGCGGCAAGGAGCGCATGCGTCGGCTGCTCAATGTGGTCGCGTCCGGACGCGTCGATCTCAGCCCGCTGGTCACTCACCAATATGCGCTGGACGACATCAGCAACGCCTACGACCTGTTCGCCAATCAGCGCGACGGTGTGCTGAAGATCGCCATCAAACCCTGA
- a CDS encoding GGDEF/EAL domain-containing response regulator: MALQKKTIRLLILEDSQNEAERLVSLFRNAGQATRVHRLTSSDNLTEALKQTWDLLINAPQSQNLDPGDAIAAIRRQAKDIPIIQLTADNDAEAITEALMLGAQDALPQGEDEWLLLVANRELANLEERRARRSAEVALREAEKRCQLLLDSSVDAIAYVHDGMHIYANRAYLELFSYEDVEDLEGMPMIDLISGTDQGRFKAFLKNYQTLDGSAELACGGVRADGETLKTRMHFSPAAYDGEPCIQVVIRAENDNAELQKLREISSQDPVTGLLNRNSFLEVMDAAVERAINAGQTASLAYIRVDRFAALQADIGLTDSDQLLSQLATVLRGHFPGNAQLARFADDVFTVLQPGVPPQQAEPELRKLLSKVEGQLLDIDGRTVQTTLSIGVAGLDEKTAKAQDAIERAHRCADELSDGNALKIYNPADELAAAANRGDIVAMLKQALESNSFRLLFQPIISLRGDSFEHYEVLLRLLDPQGVEVPPNEFLSTAADVGLAAKIDRWVILNSIKLLAEHRTKGHRTRLFLHLSAASIQDASLLPWLGVVLKASRLPGDSLAFEFGEADAVAYLKPAKALAQGLVGLGCRIALSQFGCVLNPFNTLKHLEAEFIKVDGSYTQDLTRQENQEALKTLLADLHEQKKQSIVPFVESATVLATLWQAGVSYIQGHYLQGPSQSMDYDFSSDDE, translated from the coding sequence ATGGCCCTGCAAAAGAAAACCATCCGCCTGCTGATTCTCGAAGATTCACAGAACGAAGCCGAGCGTCTGGTCAGCCTCTTCCGCAATGCCGGACAGGCGACCCGGGTGCATCGACTGACATCCAGCGACAACCTGACCGAAGCCCTGAAACAGACGTGGGACCTGCTGATCAACGCACCGCAGAGCCAAAATCTCGATCCTGGCGATGCGATCGCTGCCATTCGCCGGCAGGCCAAGGACATTCCGATCATTCAACTTACGGCAGACAACGATGCCGAAGCGATCACCGAAGCGCTGATGCTCGGTGCTCAGGATGCCCTGCCGCAAGGTGAGGACGAATGGCTCCTGCTGGTGGCCAACCGTGAGCTGGCCAACCTCGAAGAGCGCCGTGCCCGCCGCTCGGCAGAGGTAGCCCTGCGTGAAGCTGAAAAACGCTGCCAGTTGCTGCTCGACAGTTCGGTAGACGCCATCGCTTATGTGCACGACGGCATGCATATCTATGCCAACCGTGCCTACCTGGAACTCTTCAGCTACGAAGACGTGGAAGACTTGGAAGGCATGCCGATGATCGACCTGATCAGTGGCACCGACCAAGGCCGTTTCAAGGCCTTCCTGAAGAACTATCAGACGCTTGATGGCAGCGCCGAACTGGCCTGCGGCGGCGTTCGTGCCGACGGCGAAACGCTCAAGACGCGCATGCATTTTTCTCCGGCGGCCTATGACGGCGAGCCGTGCATTCAGGTCGTGATACGCGCCGAGAACGACAATGCCGAGCTGCAGAAGCTGCGCGAAATCAGCAGCCAGGATCCGGTCACCGGCTTGCTCAACCGTAACAGCTTCCTTGAGGTTATGGACGCAGCGGTAGAGCGAGCGATCAATGCCGGGCAGACCGCCAGCCTCGCCTATATCCGGGTCGACCGCTTTGCTGCGCTGCAGGCTGATATCGGCCTGACCGACTCCGACCAATTACTCAGCCAACTGGCAACCGTGCTGCGCGGCCACTTTCCTGGCAACGCACAGCTGGCTCGCTTCGCCGACGACGTGTTCACCGTTCTGCAACCTGGCGTGCCCCCTCAGCAGGCCGAGCCGGAACTGCGCAAGCTGCTGAGCAAAGTGGAGGGGCAACTGCTCGATATCGACGGGCGTACCGTACAGACCACGCTCAGCATCGGTGTCGCCGGCCTCGACGAAAAGACGGCCAAGGCTCAGGACGCCATCGAGCGAGCACACCGCTGCGCCGATGAGCTGAGCGACGGCAACGCACTGAAGATCTATAACCCGGCCGACGAACTGGCGGCGGCGGCGAACCGCGGTGATATCGTTGCGATGCTCAAGCAAGCGCTGGAAAGCAACAGCTTCCGCCTGCTTTTCCAACCGATCATCAGTCTGCGCGGTGACAGCTTCGAGCATTACGAAGTCTTGCTGAGGCTGCTCGATCCACAAGGTGTGGAAGTCCCGCCGAACGAATTTCTCAGCACGGCGGCCGATGTCGGCCTCGCGGCCAAGATCGACCGCTGGGTGATCCTCAACTCCATCAAGTTGCTGGCCGAGCACCGCACGAAGGGCCATCGGACGCGCCTGTTCCTGCACCTTTCGGCTGCCAGCATTCAAGACGCCAGCCTGTTGCCATGGCTCGGTGTCGTGCTGAAGGCGTCGCGCCTGCCGGGTGACTCGCTGGCCTTCGAATTCGGCGAAGCCGATGCCGTGGCCTACCTCAAGCCGGCCAAAGCACTAGCGCAGGGATTGGTTGGCCTCGGATGCCGCATAGCGCTGTCCCAGTTCGGCTGCGTGCTCAACCCGTTCAATACGCTCAAGCATCTGGAAGCCGAGTTCATCAAGGTCGATGGTTCCTATACGCAGGACCTGACCCGCCAGGAGAATCAGGAAGCGCTGAAGACGCTGCTCGCCGATCTCCACGAGCAGAAAAAGCAGAGCATCGTGCCCTTCGTCGAAAGCGCTACCGTCCTTGCCACCTTGTGGCAGGCCGGCGTGAGCTACATCCAGGGGCATTACCTGCAGGGCCCCAGTCAGTCCATGGACTACGACTTTTCCTCCGACGACGAGTGA